A genomic region of Nilaparvata lugens isolate BPH unplaced genomic scaffold, ASM1435652v1 scaffold6044, whole genome shotgun sequence contains the following coding sequences:
- the LOC120356170 gene encoding nuclear cap-binding protein subunit 1-like isoform X1, which translates to MNNMQRILRKDTNEDSQWNSYVQSFWITMNKFVEHMVQNLKDSLKNDAWNAAHYNLRFLTDLVNCHVVAANSLLQLLDNMLDVAKEEGGPSVFTHSFIYLRQL; encoded by the exons atgaataatatgCAAAGAATACTTAgaaaggacacaaatgaggattcACAGTGGAACAGTTATGTCCAAAGTTTTTGGATAACCAtgaacaag TTTGTGGAACATATGGTGCAGAATTTGAAGGACTCCCTGAAGAATGATGCGTGGAATGCGGCTCATTACAATCTGAGATTTCTCACCGATCTGGTGAATTGCCACGTGGTGGCCGCCAATTCTCTGCTGCAGCTGCTGGATAATATGTTGGATGTCGCCAAGGAGGAAGGGGGGCCCAGTGTatttactcattcattcatctatttacGGCAGTTGTAG